AGTACACAAACAATTATAAGTCAACTCTAAAAATCCTTGATTTTACAGATTAACCATTCAATTAATTGTTATAAAATATTCACCGATTTGATTTTGAAATTCGATTAATTAATGCacttttttattaaaataatatgtcAAGCTTACAAAGTTTAATATTATTATACTCTCTCATCCCAATTTATCTGtattattttaacttttttcGGTCAAATTAACTTAATTTTGACCCAAAAAATACatatagtaaataatcaaagatatttataaaaattatatcattagaaattacatttaatttactttaatatgtatttttaatatttttaaatagtgattttttttatttacggTCAAAATCAATTTTGACCATCACAAGTCAAACAAGTAAGATAAAATGTCACGGAAAAAGTAATGTTTTAATATAACCaataactagcataataatcCATGCGAGGTACGGGTCATTTTATAGAGTTTTTTAtgcatgcaattataatgtttttagttatattcttatttgtaaatgttgtataaTGTCTAACGTATTTATCTGTGTATCATTTTCATACAAAACATTACTAAATTACACAACGTTTCCAATATAGCTtattaagaaaaatatatatattcttgtttgtgttgtataattatatttaatgaatgaatataaacagggtagtgagtgtacgtttaaaatgaaacaaataaacttaatatgtagaatgtcgttgatatatttacaaagaaaaaattaaaaactaacatatatgttgaatacagagttaaccaaaatttttgaatttcatttaaataaactatataactggtctatattattactgagttctcTACTAACTTACagttaacttactcaatttaaaaagataaaaaatgaataactgaattcagaattacttgcgatcataatataaaataatataaaatttacactactgttaatataaaagtcgattttaatgaaaaatgttagtttttgaaatttaacatatgtatgtttggaaaaatgttagtttttttacactactcttaacaaaataagattaagttatatgtgtctatgttagcatgtgaattattgtatgttacatttcttagaaaattacgatggtttcaattatttatatgctaaatatctgatttatgtacatgtataatcattatttatATCTAGTTAggcaattgattacttaaataacatgtatttataattattcaaaattaaaattatgtaataaataaattgcaataatttatatatggtattcacattatcactgacaaacaattcatatctgttttgtacgcgaccgagtatcaatcatgtaacataaaaataaattatatattgtaagacttattattgatgttcatgatttttttcaagaatttgaaggaaaattgtaattatattgttatttaaattatttttaagtttcttttattacaactctaatatttcttcatataataatttgataatattgtatactattttcctaaaattaaatatttttcaattcgataaagttttataaatggttaaatatcaaagtggtcactcaactgaaggtcatatatcagtttaatcatcaaacttaacgaggtatcatttgaatcactaaagtaataataaatatcaaacagatacctcaaaatatgtgctcgagaattaaaatttattttatggagttctaaatatttttcttgaatcCTATTATACCTCAAAAAATTTTTCTTTaatgttaaataaaatattcttttagcacccttacatattatgtgtatgttGACAAGCTCATATGACAATATGATGTGGTGGTACGAGGTTGTATAGAAAAATGAAGCAATCcgagttcgattcccacaaaacacaacttttatataaatattaaaaaaagaggtagtttagtcttttcaatgagactttttaatctcaaaaTATTATCCCCTTGTTgtgctattatatatagaagtgatattttgattaattattcCAATATAGAAGTGATTAACATGGATGGAAAGAAACAAAGATAATAATAATTCATTTACAGTTGAGAAACAACTAGAAAAACTTGTCACCTACAATTAAGAAGAAATGAAGTGATTAACATGGATGGAAAAGAGAAACAAATGCTAATAACTGACACTTATTGCAATGATGGAACCAGCGATCTGTGTTTATTTCTTAGAGCAAAACTCACAGTCAAACTCATGCTCATGTTTTTCGACCATGCCAGCATCATATATCAAGTCCAGTGGGTAAGGATCCCACCTGCTTAGTTACCCGGACTCTTCATTTTGCTTCGATTACCCGTGTTGGACACTCGACACTCGGACATGGGTATAGACACTTGGACACTTATTTTAGacaaaaaatatgtaaatttttCTGAATATTGTCGAGTCCGACACTTGGATACGAACCCGTGTCCGACACTCATACCCGAGTCCGGGTAACATAGCCCACCTGTGTTTGTATGTTCTTTCATACGTAATACATCTTCCACATATATAGAACTTGCAATCATTACATCCGTACATACatccaaacaaagaaaatctgcATCCATTACAATAAGCATAACGACGGGCACTTACTAAAAATTGATTGAGTTGATGAGGGTGAGCTTCGTATTTGATACTCTTGGGTAAGATCACACATCCAATATGATAAGTTCGTGCCCCACTTACACTATAGAATATACCATTGCACAAAACTCGAGAGCCATCACACCACAACAACTTGAATGGTTCACTATACTTCTTTACTAACAACGTTTTACCTGGCCAAAGGTGATGCACAATCTCTCTAGGTAACTCCGCACATATTTAAAGCAGAAAAAAATTACAAGGAAAACAAGCATAGCAGGATTGACATTCATCAGTTCAGATGGGCTTGACACAACCATCACAAAGCAATAGTATTTCATCATCATTTTTCTGATCATACTGTTGGGATTTAATCTAAACTTATTTGTTTTAGTTGTTATTATTTAACAATTATTATGTGGAGTGTTTTATTTACATGACTTGGTCATGCAGCAGTAGAGAGTTTTTAGGAAGTTTGAATAAGGTCTCAGTAGTGGATACGTGTTAGTAGTTGTGTCAGTAGTTGTGTCTGTTTTCATGCCACCTTGTTAGGCATCAATTTCTATTTATTAATGTTGTAACCATCTTTTTTATTATCACTGATAATATATTTTGTTTTCCCAGTTTTACAAGAATAAACACCTTTGTCCGTATATTTGTATTGCAGTGTTCAGTTTCTACATTTGGTATCCGAGCTCCAGGTGTTGTATGCCCAAATATCAACCCAAACACACAAATGTAATCATGGAGATAATCAAGACAAAAGAAGGCTTTGTGGGTTTAAGCTATCCAATTCTAACGAAAAGTAACTATACAACATGGTCCCTGAAAATGAAAGTTTTCATGAAGGCTCAAGGTGTTTGGGGTGCGATCGAAGAAGACCCAAAGACTGTTTTTGATGAGAGGACGGTACAGATAGCTCTTGCAGCTATATACCAAGGCGTTCCAGAAGAAGTACTACTGACTATTGCTGAGAAAGAAACCGCAAAGGAAGCTTGGGAAGCCATTAAAACCATGTGTGTAGGAGCAGAGCGAGTGAAGGAGGCTAAGGTACAAATgttaaagggagagtttgagtcTCTTACCATGAAGGAGACAGATAACATCGATGACTTTTGTATGAAGCTGAGCGGGATAGCAACCAACATACGGGTTTTTGGAGAAGTGATGGAGGAGTCAAGCGTTGTGAGAAAGATCCTACGTGCAGTCCCTGATAAATTTCTCCAGATAGCTTCAAATATCGAACAGTTCGGAGACATGAAAGCTATGACGGTTGAAGAGATAGTGGGTCGTCTTAAAGCTCATGAGGAGAGGATGAAGGGCGGGTCTGAGAGCGCAGACAGACAACAACTTCTCTTGGCATCTCAGAATCAAAAAACTAGAGGTGGTTATTTTCCGTAACAAGAGTAGGATCAGGTGCTACAACTGTAACACCTTGGGACACTATGCATCAGAATGTAGCAAATCACGACGGGAAAGAGATAAAAGGTAGGAAGTAAACATGGAAGTCGTCGAGGATGATGAACCAGCATTATTATAGCCATACGGGCTCAGATTAATAGCCATACGGGCTCAGATTATTAGCCATACGGGCTCAGTTGAATAGCCATACGGGCTCAGATTATTAGCCATACGGGCTCAGTCGAATAAGCCATACGGGCTGGAAGAATTGCATGAgacaagtttagattaagggAGAAATTGTTGGGATTTAATCTAAACTTATTTTTTTAGTtgttattatttaataattattatgtggAGTGTTTTATTTACATGACTTGGTCATGCAACAGTAGAGAGTTTTTAGGAAGTTTGAATAAGGTCTCAGTAGTGGATACGTGTTAGTAGTCGTGTCAGTAGTTGTGTCTGTTTTCATGCCACCTTGTTAGGCATCAGTTTCTGTTTATTAACGTTGTAACCAACTTTTTTATTATCACTGATAATACATTTTGTTTTCCCAGTTTTACAAGAATAAACAACCTTGTCCGTATATTTGTATTGCAGTGTTCAGTTTCTACACATACAACTAATTAGTTGTAATGAGTTTACGATCATGTTCTTCATGAGACCAATGTTTAATGTAATTCGTTGCACTAAAGATGCTATTACTGTTATAAGAATCAGATAGAGTAATCTTATCCTTGATTAATCGCTCAAGCAATAGATTTAGGGATATTTCATCAGCTGCCAGAAGGTGCACCAAATCAGGATATGTTTCGTTCTCACTAGAGCTGAAAACCAAAAAACATAGAGAATTAGTATATAAAGATAGATGGATAGATATATAGAAAGACCGATAGATGTAAATATACATGTTTAAGTAAAGTACCACCTCAGCATTGGACTTGATCTAGCACATTGAAAATGGGTAAAATATCTGCAACTGCGACAACAGTAAAGCCATTGGATCCAATACAACCTTCCCTTGCATATTCTACAAAACTGATAAAATGTGCGGTAGACTTCAGGGAGAAAAAATGAAAGGATGAGAGGGTGTTTATGAAATTGAAATTGAAAAGAGTGAGGTGCATCTCCACAACTTTTGTGAATCCAAAACTGACATTTAGTACATCTATAAGATGAGTTTAATCTATTATCATTATTATTGCATACAAAACATTGAAATGAGAAGGGATGCTGGATTAGGGGTAATGCATGACGATGACCTGGATGCACAAATACAGAATCCTCTCTGGACTGTTGAATTTGGAGCATAGCACATATGATGCTTACATAAATTTTAGGATTTAAACTACTACAATAGATGAAATCCTCCCTATCACTTAGTAAGCCACAAATTATACAACTTGTAGGCTTTGTCTCTTCGCAAAGCTCAAAAAAGAAAATTTCATTCTGGTCGGTTGGGTTTTCAATCTTTAGGGGTAACTCTCCACAGGTTTTGTGAAGTAAAAACTTATGACACCAAGAATCGACATCATGACTAGTGATGTTGTTGCAACTATAAACATTCTTGCATACTACAACAAAATAGGTCaattacgacggaaaaaaatgtgcgcccagcttacgacggaaaaaagtaaaatgtcgtaattatttacgacgaaacacaaaaccgtcgtaagtttagtattttattaataaaattattcaCGACACGattaaataaaaatgaaaattatttgaagttgcGATGATTTaaatatttcgtcgtaagttaattatttttattaaaattttaacttgaaattgaataaaaaaatattttatctaaatttacaaCGAAATATTTGCGACGGAAAAAATTGGATCGTCGAATTTACGaaggaaattaaaattcgtcgtaagttatcaaagagggaaatttaactttttccccAATTTTTTGGTGGGAAAATAAAAGTAatttgaagttgcgacgatttgaacatttcgtcgtaagttaaatctttttattaaaattttaacttgaaattaaataaaaaaaatatttcatctaGATTTACGACAAAATATTTGTGATGGAAAATATTGGAACATCCAATTTACGACgaaaattaaaattcgtcgtaagttatcaaaaagggaaatttaacttttccccaaaattttggtggtaaatttgacttttctcaatttttttgcagataataatttatgaatgatTCTGTTGTAAATTAGCACGTCCATACGGTTGGTTCGTTgaaaaaatatttctaaaataatcgaaacactaattcaggataaaacactagttagctatactagtcaaaatgatgtttgactgttaaaatggcaaaccaaataaaactattttgatatgaaattttggttatatcactaatatatatatttattgacatctatacggttggatcgttgaaaaatatttttaaaataatcgaaacactaatttaggattcaacactagttagttgtacaagTCAAACCGAGGCTTAACTGTTAGAATggaaaacaaataaaattattttaatataaaactttggtgatatcactaatatatatatatatatatattgattgacattcatacggttggatcgttgaaaaatagttttaaaataatcgaaacaccaattcatgattGAATACTAGTCAGATGTACTAGTAAAATATtagtttgactgttaaaatggaaaatcaaataaaattattttgatataaaattttggttgtatcactaatatatatatctggtgacatccacacggttggatcgttgatatatatttttaaaataatcgaaatactaattcaggattaaacattACCTAGATGTACttgtcaaactgatgtttgactgttaaaatggcaaaccaagtaaaattattttgatatgaaattttggttctatcactaatatatatatctgttgacaTTCATATgattggatcgttgaaaaatattttttaaataattgaaacaccaattcctgattgaacactagttagatgtactagtcaaactgatgtttgactcttaaaatggcaaaccaaataaaaaatatgaaattttggttgTATCACTAATATTTATCGTTAGATttatttgtgatgtcatggctaatatgatttatgtttagttatTTCAGATCTTATTAAGCAGGaaagatcagtacttaactgaaatcagcacttatactgaagacagaacttaagttatcggtacttaaggttcatgagatatttatcagaagataatatcaggacttaaagaaaacgttcagataaggaaatcagctgattgaaggaagagaagaacgagacaaacataagaagagatatgcatgaaaaaggaattctatgaacaatagaagacttggaagaaaagatatctgattgatatattttaggaagcagaattatattccatatcaattagaagatcttgtaactgtgtactatataaacacagacatatggtttacactataagtgttattatcgagattattattcattgtaaccctagtagctctcgtgatatttgttcatcactgagagaggacagttccatactgtaacagagtttattgttctaaataaagtttgttttctgttacttgagttattaaagttcgatttgattgtgctatacactgtattcaccccccctctacagtgtgtgtgacctaacaagtggtatcagagcctatctgttaacacacaaacagtttaagatccaaaaacaatcatgtctgaagctAGGGGTGTGCACGagtcggttcggttcggtttttatCAAAAACCGTTACCGAACCGTACATGTCGGTTCAGTTCGGTTTCTACCTATTAACCGTAACGGAACCGTTCGAAACGGttttttcggttcggttaaccgtTTGTCGGTTTCGGTTTTTATCGGTTTTTATTTTAACTAAAAacattttacaaatttaaataataataatttttaagataCTATAacttaaaaagtaaaataaaaattgaTACACTTTCTATTATCACAAAATTACATACGAGTTTATATTGAAACGCTAATTACTGTTACAATGTCACTCACTGTATATAGTTTTAATATGTATATAGAAGTAATATAGAGAGCATTCAGGAGTAAGACTAAAAAACTTCAGCACGCCGGGCATTAGAATTAAATTAAAGCTTCTGCTAAACAGTAAAGGTATTAAACATCCTCCGCTGCATTACTAATTATATTAGGTcttatatattaaattatttattatatataattatattatttattatttaattatataatattatataagcggttcggtttttcggttcgGTTATAAGGATAAAACCATAACCGTTACCAAACCGTTCCATCGGTTCGGTTCAGTTACGGTTTTTTTCGGTTTTTGTCGGTTTCGGGTTTTTTTCGGTGCGGTTTTTCGGTTTTTCGGTCCGGTTTCGGTTTTTTGGTTTTTGTTTGCTCACCCCtatctgaagcagaaactccaactaagcccaccacaattgaagaacctccaaagacacaaatccatagccgatacgaggctattagagttcccatattgagaccatctgaatatcccatatggaaggtgaggatgactatgtttctggaagctacagatcctgaatatcttgatagaatcaaggaagggcctcacaaaccaaccaagctcgttgttgcagttgcaggtgaagcagcaaagtcagtaccaaaggagaagagtgactacactactgaagatatcacatcaattgctaaggatgctaaggtacaacacttactgcatagtgccattgataatgtaatgtcaaacagggtaataaactgcaagactgcaaaggagatatgggataccttggaaacaagatgtcagggaactgatacgattaagaagaacaggaagacaatactcactcaagagtatgaacactttgactcaaaggctaatgagtcattgactgatttatatgatagatttttcaaactcttgaatgatttgtcactggttgataaggagtatgatcttgaagattcaaaccttaaattcctgttggctcttcctgaaagttgggatttgaaggcaacaataataagagacaactataatcttgatgaaacgactcttgatgaaatttatgagatgctcaagactcatgaacttgagatggaacaaagaagcaagaggaaatgaggaaagtcaataacagttgctcttaaggctgaagaagaatcccccaaggcagctacctcaaggaaaggcaagggtaaagctctcttcacaaagtctgatactgagtcatcaagttctgatagtgatgatgactcaggaaccgaaagcttgcctgagacagatgctgatgaagagatgatggagctgtgtgctcttatggtaaaaggaatcacaaagattgcataaaggaagttcaggaagggaaataagttttccaggagaggtacaagttctgataagaagaattttagaaaatctgaagggaaaggagaaaagtctgaaagaggagattatacaaatgtcaaatgctactactgtggtgaaaaaggccacatatctcctgattgcaagaaagtgaagaatgataaaggcaaagctcttgtcagaaagaacaaaagctggacagacacttcagactctgaaagcgaggagaactatgccttgatggcaaatgctgatatggaaaatgctgaaagcagtactgaagctgctgagttaaagggcaacaggaaaaacatcctagttctggacagtggatgttcagtacatatgactagaaataaagccctgctatcagactttgtggagaaggctgacccaagtgtttcttatggagatggcaatattggaaaaatgttgggatatggcaatatcaatcttgggaatgtcatcattaaacaagtagctctggtctcaggacttaaacacaatctgttgagtgttagtcaaatctgtgacagaggttatcatgtggatttttttgaagaacactgtgaagtagTAAGTAAATcaacaggcaaagttgttcttcaaggatacaggcatggtaacatttatgaagccgagctttcaacaagtactgatggttctgcaatctatctgatgagtagagcatcaattgaagaaagctggaattggcacaagaaactctctcatttaaatttcaacaatataaatgaattggtcaagaaagatcttgtgagaggactgcaaaaatcagtatttgctcctgatggcctttgtgattcttgtcagaaggctaaacaaaggaaatcttcattcaagagcaaaactgaatcatcaattcatgagccttatcacctactacacgttgatctatttggtccagtgaatgtcatgttggaaagaagaaatatgctatggtcatagtggatgagttcaccagatacacatgggtgtatttcttgcacacaaaaagtgaaactgcatctatcttgattgatcatgtcaggcaactggataaattggtcaaagattctgtgaagataataagaaatgataatggcactgagttcaagaatttgataatggaagagttctgcaaaaaccatggaatcaagcaggaatttttctgctcctggaactccacagcaaaatggagttgttgaaagaaagaatagaactcttatcgaagctgcacgtacaatgcttgatgaagcaaagcttccaacctatttctgggctgaagctgtgcagactgcttgttttacccataatgcaacactcataaagaagcaaggaaagacaccatatgagatggtgaagaaaaagaagccaaatctgaagtattttcatatatttggatgcaaatgttttgttcttaagactcaccctgaacagctatccaaatttgatctaaaagctgatgaaggaatctttgttggatatccactttccacaaaagccttcagagtctataactcGAGAACAAGaatggtcatggaatctattaatgtctcttttgatgataagaagattacaggacttgaagatttcaatgatcatgatcagctgagattcgacaatgaagacttaaattctgatactgaaactcctgatagtctaaattctgatactgcaaattctgatggattaaactctgcTGTTATTGAAAccgtggtgactacgccaaaagaagatgcacctatgcagggggagcatacttaagaaacaaccacatctcaagaagcatcggaacatacatctagctcttcaagttctgattcgtcaagttctgatatgccaagttctgataattttgaaaatctaaattctgaaggatccaactcagagagcatagtttcagggggagaatcagaaaatgttgatgaagatagcatggatcatgggggagcatccagttctagagaaaaccttccatctgcaaggaagtggactaaatcacatacacctgatttgataattggaaatcctgatgcaggtgtcagaactagaacagctacttcaagtgaatgtctttacaactcttttctttctcagactgaaccaaagaaagtggaagaagctcttcaagatgctgattgggtgcaagcaatgcaggaagagttaaatgaatttgaaagaaacaaagtctggaccttagtgccaagaccaaagaacagatctgttattggtacgaagtgggtgttcagaaacaaaattgatagtgatggcataattacaaggaacaaagcaaggttggttgcaaaaggatattctcaacaggagggaattgattatgatgaaacatttgcaccagttgctagattggaagccataaggatatttttggcctatgctgctcacaaaaagtttacagtctttcaaatggatgtgaaaagtgcttttctcaatggagaattagaggaggaagtatacattgaacaacctccaggctttgtagatcccaaatatccaaatcatgtctacaggcttgataaatcactttatggccttaagcaagctccaagagcatggtatgagactttagctcagtttcttctggaaagtggatttaacaaaggaactatagacaaaacactgtttacctcaaccatggaaatgacttacttctggttcagatatatgttgatgatatcatctttggttatacaaatgacagactttgcaagaagtttgccaaactgatgcagtcaagatatcaaatgagtatgatgggagagcttagctattttctgggccttcaagtcaagcaggatgaagaaggcacttttatttgtcaaaccaagtacaccaaaaatttactgaaaaaatttggaatgcaagattgttcaagtgcatccactcccatggccactgcaacaaaactggataaagatactggtaaatcagtagatattactgattacagaggtatgattggctctttactttatctaactgctagtagacgtgatatcatgtatgctacctgtctttgtgcaagatttcaagcagatccaagagaacctcacttaacagctgtgaaaagaattttcaagtatcttaagggaacagctgatctgggattgtggtatcccagagaatcagattttaaactaataggttactcagatgcagattttgcaggtttcaaaattgacaggaaaatcacaagtggaagctgtcaatttcttggaggcagattagtttcttggttcagcaagaaacaaaagtcaatttccacatcaactgcagaagcagagtacattgctgcaggaagctgttgtgcacaggttctttggatgaagaatcagttactggattatgggttaacatatttcaaaattcctatttgctgtgataatcaaagtgctattgatatgacaggtaatccagttcaacattcaatgacaaagcacatcagcattaggtaccacttcataagggaacatatggatgaaggtacagtggagttgcactttgttccaacagatcaacaactagcagatatcttcacaaaaccactgtgtgaagctacttttacaagattggtaaatgaacttggaatagtttcaggttctttctctaaatctgcttagcttttgttctgatgcatcagactttatgatcagtatttacagaaattactctacttgtgtattctgtgcttaattgaaaattgcttaagtattgattgttgtctgatgtgtatttctaaactctgatagtgatatgactgtttctgtgactattcaatcctatgaggataactatgctagatgctgacctagtagtcttt
This sequence is a window from Apium graveolens cultivar Ventura chromosome 9, ASM990537v1, whole genome shotgun sequence. Protein-coding genes within it:
- the LOC141684892 gene encoding uncharacterized protein LOC141684892; the encoded protein is MEIIKTKEGFVGLSYPILTKSNYTTWSLKMKVFMKAQGVWGAIEEDPKTVFDERTVQIALAAIYQGVPEEVLLTIAEKETAKEAWEAIKTMCVGAERVKEAKVQMLKGEFESLTMKETDNIDDFCMKLSGIATNIRVFGEVMEESSVVRKILRAVPDKFLQIASNIEQFGDMKAMTVEEIVGRLKAHEERMKGGSESADRQQLLLASQNQKTRGGYFP